From the Wolbachia endosymbiont of Encarsia formosa genome, the window TAAGAAAATCTAAATGCTGAACAGAACCCTCATTTGTTGAAATTGAGGACCATGTTTCATCATTGTCTTGATTTTTTTCTGCTAGTAGTTTTTGCAAGAATTTATTTCGTACTACAAATGAACCTGTCAATGTCTTCTGTATAAATACGTTTGCTGCATACGGCTCTATTCCAGGAGAAGTGTTGCCTGCGATAATCGAAATTGAGGCAGTTGGAGCAATAGCGAGCTTATGTGTAAACCTTTCCATTAGATCGATTTCTTTAGCGTCAAGACATGGCCCTTTTTCTTCTGCTAATTTTTTAGAAACTACATCTGCTTGCTCGCGCAAATGCTTAAATATTTTTTTATTCCATTGTTGGGCTGTTACTGATTCAAAAGGAACCATTTTACTTTGTAAAAATGAATGAAAACCCATCACGCCAAGACCGATACTACGCTCTCTTATTGCGGAATATTTTGCTCGCTGTATTTCATTTGGTGCTTGGTTTATGAAATCCTCTAATACATTATCAAGAAAACGCATTATATCTTCTATGAAAAGCTCATTATCTTTCCATTCTTCGTAGTATTCAAGATTTACGGATGATAAACAACATACAGCAGTGCGTGACTTTTTCAGGTGATCGTAACCTGTAGTTAAAGTTATTTCACTGCATAGGTTTGACATTTTGATGTCTAAGTTGAGTTTTTTGTAAGATTCTGGCTTATTGTTATTTGTTGCATCAAGGAAAATAATGTAAGGTTCTCCAGTTTCAACTCTTGCTGTTAATATTTTAATCCATATATCCCGTGCTTTTACTGTTGAAATAACTTTATTGTTATGAGGGCTTATTAAATCCCATTCTTGATCATCTTCAACAGCTTGAATAAACTTATCTGTTACTATTACAGCATGATGTATATTTAATGCTTTGCGATTTGGGTCACCACCAGTTGGCTTGCGTAAATCCAGAAACTCTTCTATTTCTGGATGCCATACAGGAAGATAAACTGCTGAGCTTCCTCTTCTTAAGGATCCTTGGCTGATTGCAAGCGTCAGAGCGTTTTGTACTACGATAAATGGCACAATTCCTGATGTTTTACCGCTACCTTTGACACTTTCACCAATTGAACGTAAATTTCCCCAATAACTACCTATTCCACCACCACGTGCAGCGAGCCAAACATTTTCATTCCATAAATCAACTATTCCCTGTAAGCTATCTTCAGTTTCGTTAAGAAAACAGGAAATAGGCAATCCTCTCTTGGTACCACCATTACTAAGTATTGGAGTTGAAGGCATGAACCATAAATTGCTCATGTAATCATAAAGACGTTGTGCATGCTCTTTATTATCAGAGTAGTAATTGGCAATACGTATAAAGAGATCTTGATAACTTTCATTTTCTATTAAATACCTGTCCAATAGAACTGCTTTTCCAAAATCAGTTAATTTACTATCCTTTGCGTAGTTAATAGCAATGTAATTCATAAGGCTCCTTTTATAATAACATAGAAATTTATTTGAGCGATTTCTCGATTAAGTTGTTAAATTTTTTTGTGGATACTGTAATGCAAACAAGATACCATCAACTTGGCTGCCATATATTTTACAGTAACTCATTTGACTTATTTGCATATTTGTTTCTTTTGCAACATGCTGAATATAATCTTCTGAGTGACGAAAATAATCTCCTTTCTTTACAAAGTCAATACCTTTACTTTCCTTTCTTCTTACTAAACATACAATAATCCCTTTTTTGTTTGTCAATCCTTTTGCTAGTTCCAATTCTGCTAGAAAATCATGTAGATAGTGTAGCACTTCAGCAAAGATAATTACATCATATTGCTGATTCTTCTCTTGTTTAAGAAATTCTTTCATTTCTGTATGTATTAACTCATCGTAAACAGGTTTACCTTTTATAAAGCATCCTCTTGCAATATTGAGCATTCTATTTGAGATGTCAACTCCTGTTATGCGACTTCTAATATTACTTATTTTTAGGAAGTGACCACATATTCCAGTACCGCAACCAAGGTCGAGTATATTCAGTTCAGAAGTGGAGTTGTTAAAGACTTTTGTAATTATCATGTGTATGAGTTCATGCCCTCTGTATTGTTTGGCAATTAGCCAATGCTCAACAAAATATTCACCTGTGTAATCAAAATATTGCTTTATGAGATTTTTAGGCAATTCTACGATATATGATGTGTTTGTTATTTTTTTTAAGTAGTAAGAAGCTTCTTTGTGACTACTATCTAATTTTAACGTCTTTGTTAAATAATTATAAGCTTTATTAGTATTTCCTACTGCAAAATGACATCTTCCAATATTATACCAGATTATAGGTAAATTGGGGTAGAATATGCTAATTAACCAAAATCTTAACTTTGCATCTGATATATTACCTTTATAGAAGTGATATAACCCGATTTCAATGTTGGTATTTAACAGGTTTTTAGATTTTTCAAGAAGCACTATAGTTTCTTTATGGAGATTATTGTATCTATCCATAATGAAATTTTTTACTTTTTTAATGTTTAATAAGCAAGTAAGCTTAGATATACAATTTAAAGCAAAGTTTTTTATAAGAGATAGATTACTTTTCATACATTAGAAATACTCCAAATGTTCATTGTCATTTTTAGGTAACTAATTTTAACACATTTTATCTTACAAAATATCTTTTTCATTAATTTTTCTGTACATATCAATTTATAGAATATTTCTCAGATTTTACTGTTTAAGATTGTTGATAATAATAGGTAAATGTTTTGTATAAAAAGGCGTTGACATATGATTTATCAGATTGTAACATATAAAAGATTAGTTTTTAGATGTTTGAAAAGTTTTATGGTAGAGATTATTTAATCTCAATTCAATTGTAAGTTAATATTTAACTCTGCATATTCTACATATAGTCAGATAAATAAATTATTAAGAGCACTTGATGGATGCCTTGGCGTTAAGAGGCGATGAAGGACGTGGCAGGCTGCGATAAGCTGTGGGAAATTGTCAACAAATTTTGATCCGCAGATTTCCGAATGGGGAAACCCAACTAGCTTAGCTAGTTATTATATACTAAGTATATAAAGCAAACTTGGTGAACTGAAATATCTAAGTAGCCAAAGGAAAAGAAATCAACCGAGATTCTGTTAGTAGTGACGAGCGAAAGCGGAAAAGGCTAGTGATTTAAAAATAAGAATTAGAATACTCTGGAAATGGTAACCATAGAAGGTGATAGTCCTGTATAAATAGAAAGTTTTTAAATCCTTGAGTAGAGCGGGGCACGTGAAATCCTGTTTGAATGTGGGGGGACCATCCTCCAAGCCTAAATACTCCTTAACGACCGATAGTGAACAAGTACCGTGAGGGAAAGGTGAAAAGAACCCCGGGAGGGGAGTGAAATAGAATCTGAAATCAAGTGCTTACAAACAGTTGGAGCTCTATATCAATTTATTGATATTTAGAGTGACAGCGTACCTTTTGCATAATGGGTCAGCGAGTTAATCTATGAAGCAAGCTTAAGCCGTTAGGTGTAGGCGTAGCGAAAGCAAGTCTGAATAGGGCGTTTAGTTTTATCGATTAGACCCGAAACCAAGTGATCTAGTCATGACCAGATTGAAGGTATGGTAAAACATACTGAAGGATCGAACCAGTTAATGTTGCAACATTATTGGATGAGTTGTGATTAGGGGTGAAAGGCCAATCAAACTTGGAAATAGCTGGTTCTCTGCGAAATCTATTTAGGTAGAGCGTTGTATTTATGTTGTTGGGGGTAGAGCACTGGATAGACTAGGGGGATTCATCGTCTTACCAAATCTAACCAAACTCCGAATACCAGTAATTAATTATACAGCAGACACACTATGGGTGCTAAGTCCGTGGTGGAAAGGGAAACAGCCCAGATCACTATCTAAGGTCCCAAAATTACAGCTAAGTGGGAAAGGAAGTAGAAAAACCATTACAGCTAGGAGGTTGGCTTGGAAGCAGCCATCCTTTAAAGAAAGCGTAACAGCTCACTTGTCTAAATAAGTTTTTCTGCGCCGAAAATGTACCGGGGCTAAAGCTGTATACCGAAGATGTGGGTGCTTATTGATTTCGATTAGTAGGCGCGGTAGCAGAGCGTTCCGTAAGTCTGTGAAGGTGGTTTGTGAAAACTGCTGGAGATATCGGAAGTGAGAATGCTGACATAAGTAGCGTAAAAGAGTGTGAAAAACACTCTCACCAAAAATCTAAGGGTTCCTACGTTAAGTTAATCTGCGTAGGGTTAGTCGGTTCCTAAGGCGAGTCCGTAAAGGAGTAGTCGATGGCAATTAGGTTAATATTCCTAAACCTCTTAAGTGTGACGGGTTTTGTATTTGTATAGGTCTTATTGGATTGATCTATGCTTAAAAGAAGCTCCAGGAAATAGCACTTATATTTATGAGGCCGTACCGTAAACCGACACTGGTGGATGAGTAGAGTATACTAAGGTGTTGAAAGAATGATGTTGAAGGAACTCGGCAAATTATACCTGTAACTTCGGAAGAAGGGTAACCTGCTTTTAGGCAACTATAAGTAGGTGGCACAAAATAGGGAGTAGCGACTGTTTACTAAAAACACAGGACTCTGCAAACACGTAAGTGGAAGTATAGGGTCTGACGCCTGCCCGGTGCTGGAAGGTTAATAGGAAGAGTGCAAGCTCTGAATTGAAGCCCCAGTAAACGGCGGCCGTAACACTGACGGTCCTAAGGTAGCGAAATTCCTTGTCGGGTAAGTTCCGACCCGCACGAATGGCGTAACGATTTCTCCACTGTCTCCAACATCATTTCAGCGAAATTGAATTCCCCGTGCAGATGCGGGGTACCCGCGGTTAGACGAAGAGACCCCGTGCACCTTTACTATAACTTTACATTGCTATTAAAAATGTGATGTGCAGGATAGGTGGGAGACTTTGAAGTTATGGCGCTAGCTGTAATGGAGTCGACCTTGAGATACCACCTTTTACATTTTTAATATCTAACTATGTTTCATTATCTGAAACTAGGACATTGTATGGTGGGTAGTTTGACTGGGGCGGTCGCCTCCTAAAAAGTAACGGAGGCGTGCGAAGGTAAGCTAGAGCTGGTCGGAAATCAGCTTGATAGTACAATGGCATAAGCTTGCCTGACTGCGAGGCTGACAAGCCAAGCAGAGACGAAAGTCGGTCATAGTGATCCGGTAATTCTGTATGGAAGGGTTATCGCTCAACGGATAAAAGGTACGCCGGGGATAACAGGCTGATGGTGTTCGAGAGTTCATATCGACGACACCGTTTGGCACCTCGATGTCGACTCATCACATCCTGGGGCTGGAGAAGGTCCCAAGGGTTCGGCTGTTCGCCGATTAAAGTGATACGTGAGTTGGGTTTAGAACGTCGTGAGACAGTTCGGTTTCTATCTGCCGTGGGTGAAGGAAATTTGAGAAGATCTGACTCTAGTACGAGAGGACCGAGATGGATATACCTCTGGTGTACCAGCTGTTATGCCAATAGCATCGCTGGGTAGCTATGTATAGATGGGATAATTGCTGAAAGCATATAAGCAAGAAACCCTCTTCAAAAAGATTTCCCAATTAAGGCCGTGGGAGACTACCACGTTGATAGGCTAGGTGTAGAAGCATGGTAACATGTGAAGCTAACTGGTACTAATAGCCTGATTGATTTATTTGCTTTCTATATGTGCATATGCAGTGTTAAATATTAAATTAAAATTTATTAAGTAAGAAATTTTTGTTGACTTGGTGGCTATAGCAAAAATGAACCACCCGATCTCATTTCGAACTCGGAAGTGAAACTTTTTAGCGCCGATGATACTTAAAAAGGGAAAGTAGGTCGTTGCCAAGTTTATAAAAATTTCTCCTTATTTATATCTTTTCAGTAGAGCGATGAAACAAGGTAAACATAGAGTAGCTTGTGAGGTAATATAACTGATCTTTTAGAACTCTGCGAAAACTTTAAGATAAAAGTAGAAAATTTAAAAGTAGAATTTGTCACCTATTTGCAAATTAGGAGGAGAGATAGCAACATTTAACAAATCATCAAACAATTGATCTTCTGAAAATCAAACTTTATATAATTGAATATTAATTAAGTTATTGGAGATGAGGAGAAAGAAGAAGTAGCAAACTATCAAGAAGAAGATACATTCGGTCCAAGAGTTAGTTGATAATTGTAGTACTCAGTTGATTTTATAAAAATTAAAAACGTGAGAATTATAATTGATGTTTTTAATGTAAATTGAAAGCGTATCAAATAGTGAATATAGAGTTCCTTCAAAATGCAAAAAGGTGTATGAGCAAATCGAATAAGAAAAGTGAGGTTTTGCACATCAACATGTTATAATAAAGGTAAACTTGGTTAGTGCTGAAGCAACACTGCAAGTTTTAAAGGGAAAGAAGATTTAAAAGACAGTGTATGTTGCAATCGTAATAGTCGCTGACAGGTACTTTGAAACATAGCTGAACTATTGAAGTTAAAATTCTGGTCTGTTACTTAAAAAACGCATTCACTGAATTATTTATACTAAAAAAAAGCTTTATTAAAAAATCAAACAGAAGTGTAAGAAAGTTGCAAAACGTATAAGGTATTACTTGAAGCTACCTATCTGAAGCAACTGGAGCTTCTCAAGTTGCGAAAAATATTTTAAAATCTGAAAGAATGATGTGAAATTTTTTAAGTAAACCAGAAAGTATTCCACTATCGCGCTGAACAGCAAATTAGGAATTATATCATTTACTGTAAAAGCTCATATTTTACGTAATCAGAGCTAGGAATTTGAAAGGATAATTTCATTATACTTAACATGGAAACAAAGAGAACTATACAATCCCCTGCCTATCGTTTCTTGAACCACTCCCCTGAACGGGTACTTTTACTTTTATCAAACTATTTCCTTATTGTAATAAGTTGCTTCTATATTCAACTCTCGCAACTCCCCTCTAGTATTATCCTTATTTTGTTCTAAGTATTGGTTTTGTTCAAATGCCATTGTCCATTGTGTAGAACAGATAGAGTTTTTATATTCATAAAAACTCTCTTCAGTATTATTTGTACCGAGCTTTTTATATTGTTTTATTATACTCTCTACCATCAAGCACCCACATCTATTAATTTATTTTTAAAAACTTTACTTATCTTATCATAAAAAATATAGCTGTAAATACTTTAGTGAAAATTTCTTCTTATTTTATCTTTCTTTAAGCAAATATTGAGGTCTTTTTGTAAATTTTTATAGCCTGCTTGCATAATGTTTTTATGGGTTAGTATTATGTAATAGTATCCTACATTACTTATATTAGAAATGCTAACTTTAGCTAGCATTCGTAATTGCCTTTTTATTTTATTTCTTTTTGCTGCTTTTCCGACTTTTTTACTGATAGCCAGACCTACTCTAATAACATGAATATACTTTTCAGGTTCTCTTTCTTTTATAGCATATAGTGATATATATACCCCTCGATAAAAAAGACTGTCAGGTGCTAATCTATTTTTAAAGGCAAAGGAAAACTCTTTTTTTTTATACTTACTATGCGCATAATTTGTTACACCCTAATGAACGGCGCCTATTAAGGATTTTTCTTCCAGCTTTTGTTGACATACGTGAACGAAATCCGTGTCTACGCTTTCTTATCAAATTTTTTGCTTGTAATGTTCTTTTCATTGTTTTTATATTAATATGACTATTTATTTTAAATTATTTTGCTCTATTGTCAAATAATGGTCAACTTCTATAGCATTCTTATTGAATAAAATTTGATATATGGAAAAATGAATTTAATTATAGGCGTACCTGTTTTACTAATCCTTTTATTTTGTTTGAGTAGGTTTCAAGCAGTAAGTAAAGTTAAGTCTTATATATATTTGAGTTGTATTTGGATGTTAGCTTGTTTGTTACCACTCTATGGTGGTTATTTTATAATTTCTATTTCTATAGCGTTACTTTTTTTTATGCTGATTTTTATCTTTAAAGATAAAAGAAATAAGATGGTAAAATTTTTGTTATTTATGGCTTTAACCATATCACTTTTTATCACTTTATTTATAATGCTATCTATTTTTATTCAGTCCATTTCTTTTTTTAACAAAGTCGCTATTTCAGAATTCTTATTTTGCTTAAAATGGAAGCATAATGTAGCTATTATTGGTGAAGGAGAGGTGGGGTGTTTTGGTATAGCGCCACTTTTAGTGGGGACATTACTTATAACTATTGTAGCAATGTTAGTTGCGGTGCCGCTTGGTTTATTTTCTGCAATATATATTAGTGAGTATGCGAGTGAAAAAGTGCGTTATGTTATTAATACAGCCTTACAGGTTTTGTCTGCTATTCCTACTGTTGTATATGGATACTTCTCAGTTGTATTTTTGTCTTTTTTTATAAAGCAGGTAGCGAATTTTTTTAATCTAAGTATACACTCAGAAAGTGCTTTGATTGCTGGTTTATCGATTGGAATAATGATTCTTCCTTTTATTATTTCTTTGCTTGAAGATGCTATAAGATCTGTTCCAAAAAGTTTACGTTATGGTTTTATGGCGCTTGGCGCAACACCAGCGGAAACTATATGGCATATAACAATACCTTATGCAATTCCTACAATTTTAAGTGCAGTTTTATTATCAATTTCAAGGGTGATAGGTGAAACAATGATTGTACTAATGGCTGTGGGAATCAATGCAAATTTGACCTTTAATCCTCTCAATTCAGTTACTACTATCACTGTACAAATTGCTACATTACTTACCGGAGATCAGGATTTCAATAGTGTGCAAACTCTTGCTGCTTATGCGCTTAGTTTGGTGCTGTTTGTTATTACTTGGCTATTGAATGCATTTGCATTGTTTATAATGAAACGTAACTAGTAAGTGTTTTAATATTGCAAAGTTTCTGTTAATAATATAATATTTATTTTCTTTAGAAGTTCTTTTATAGAATTGTAGTGTTAGGTGATGAAAGAGATGAGTACAGGTAAAGTAGTTAAAATAACTCAAGCAGTTGTTGATTTAAAATTTGAAGGTGAGTTACCTAAGATATTTAATGCTTTAAAAAGCAAACTAAAATGTAAGGGCAAGGAGCTAGTTTTAGAGGTTTCACAACATATAGGTGACAATATAGTTCGTTGCATTGCTATGGATAGCACATATGGTATGTCAAGAGGTGATGAGTTTGTTGATACAGGTGCACCAATATCAGTTCCGGTTGGACGCTCAACTTTAGGAAGGATTTTTAATGTTGTAGGGGAGCTTATAGATGAGTGTGGTCCTTTAAAAGGAAAGTATAATTTAGAACCTATACATAGATCACCTCCAAGTTTTACTGAGCAGAAGATACAGGAAGAGGTTTTAGTTACAGGAATAAAGGTTATAGATCTTCTTGCTCCTTATCTTAAAGGAGGAAAAATTGGCTTATTTGGTGGAGCTGGTGTTGGTAAAACAGTTCTGATAATGGAATTGATTAACAATATAGCAAAAGCTCATAAAGGATTTTCTGTGTTTGCTGGAGTAGGAGAGAGAACGCGTGAAGGTAATGATCTTTATAACGAGATGATTACTTCGAATGTAATAGATATAAATGAGCACGAAAAATCTCAAGCCGTTTTGGTTTATGGTCAAATGAATGAACCTCCTGGAGCAAGGGCTAGGGTTGCTTTAACAGCACTAACTATGGCGGAGTATTTTCGTGATCATGAAAATCAAGATGTTCTATTTTTTGTAGATAATATCTTCCGTTTTACTCAAGCTGGCTCTGAAATTTCTGCTTTGCTTGGAAGAATACCGTCGGCTGTTGGTTATCAGCCAACTCTTGCGACTGATATGGGCGCTATGCAAGAGAGAATAGCCTCAACTACTGCTGGTTCTATTACTTCTGTACAGGCTATATATGTTCCTGCAGACGATTTGACCGATCCAGCTCCAGCAACGACATTCTCTCATCTTGATGCCACTACAGTATTGTCAAGGAAGATAGCTGAAATGGGTATATACCCTGCTGTTGATCCACTTGATTCAACTTCTCAGTCTTTATCTGCTGAAATCATTGGTGAAGAACATTATAATGTGGCTTCTGAAGTGAAACGTATATTGCAAACTTATAAGTCGCTGCAAGATATTATCACAATACTTGGTATGGATGAACTATCTGATGAAGATAAAATTATTGTTGATAGAGCTCGTAAAATTCAGAAGTTTCTTTCTCAACCTTTTCATGTTGCGGAGGTATTTACTGGCATGTCTGGCAAATTTGTTGCACTTTCTGATACTATTTCTAGTTTTAAAGGAATTATTGAAGGTAAATATGATCATCTGCCAGAAGATGCTTTTTATATGGTGGGAAGTATAAGTGAAGCAATAGAAAAGGCTGAATCAATAAAAGCTGAAGTTGGAGCAGGACATTAAAGATTATGAACACTTTTAGAGTGCAATTTTTTTCTCCTGATAATCGAATTTCATTCGATGAAGTAGTTTCGCTTTCAGTGAACGGGCTTAAAGGGGAATTGATTATTTTAGCCTACCATTCCCCTTATTTAATTTATTTATTGCCTAGTATAATTACTGTTCAAATGAGTAACCAGATAAAGGAGAAAGTTGTAATTGACAATGGTGTATTAGAGGTTGTAAATAATGATTGTAGCATTCTAACAAATCAAATTCAGGTTTTTGATCATTTGACTCATGATGAGGAATCATTAAAAAATAAGAGAGTTAGTATATATTTAAGTTATCTTGATGTCAAATCTCTTTAGGGGCTCTTTTTGTGTTCAAGAAATGAGTTTACTCTTGTCATTCCCACTTCAAGTAGCTGACACACAACTGTACGAAAATTATGGTTCAGGGAAGATGTCATTCCAGTATCTTCCTTCTTGTTATCCCAGTGCGTGACACTGGGATCTATCTTATTTTCATCATGGATATGATTTTAACATATGTTCCTAGAATCTGTTGTCCATTGCATAATTTGCAAATGTTTTTATGTCCAGATCCCAGTGTCACGCTACTCGGATGACAAGAGTTGAGTGACAAGAAGAAGCACTGATTTCATATGCATCTTTAAACACCTACACGCTTACTTTGGCTACGCACCTCTGAGGGACTGATGGTTAAGTCTAGAAGTGAATTACAGTGATCGCTATGAAATGCGCTATCAAAGCTTAAAGACCTAGCTGAATCATCAATTTTTTCTGTAAGATGGTAAAACATTTTTGAGTTATTATCAAAAACTTCCTTTTTATTAACAAGTACTTTATCAATTACTCGACTTAACAGTTCTACTTCGTTATTTAAGTATTGTACTTTATCGTTTAGCTCTTTTTTTTCTCTTATTAATCTTTCAATCTCATCTTCATATTCTTTAAACTTTAATTCCAGTGATGGACGGTACTTATTAACTATTTCTTCTTCTATCTCCTGCCGTACTTTCCCTCTTATTGTATCGATTTGCTTATCTTTAAGCTCTAGCTCGTTCTTTAACATTTCAAAATCCCGCGTTAGCTGATCTGCCTCTTGTTCATCAGATTCCAAATGTGCGTTATGATCATTTTCTAAATTTTGCATTCGAGATTTATAACTCGCTATACACTTATCCCTTGCACTTATTATTTGTTCTACTTCCTCTATCTCTTCCTCTTTTTTTTCAAACTGGTTCAATTTACCTTGTAGTTTCTCTTGTTCTGCATTAGCAGTTTTTAGCTTTTTCTTCAGTTCTTCTGCCTCTTCTTCCAGTTCCTTATTTTTTTCATAAATTTCTTGAATTTTCTGCTCTTGCTCCTTATTGAGCTGGATTATTCGCTCATCTGTTTTACTCGTTTCTTTCTCAAGTCTTTGTTCCTTTTCTTTACACTCAACTTGTAAATCATTGCACTGTTTCTTCAATTCCTCAATTTTTTGCTTAACCTCCACGAGTTCTTGTTCTGATTCTACTTGCTTTGCTTTTAACATTTGATTTTCTTCTTTTAGTGATAATAACTTTCCTTCCAAATCTGATATTTGCTGTTTACTGCTTTCCTCCGTACTATTAATACGGAGTTCTAATTGATCAAGTTTGTCTTCCAAACTATACTTTTCTTCTTTCATCTGATATAATTCCTCTTGCAATTTTCTTAACTCACTTATCAACTCTTCTTTTTCTGCATTAGCAATTTCGAGGTTTTTCTTTCCTTCATGTGCACTTTCAAGTTCTTGTTCAGCCTTGTCGAACCTATATCGTAATTCGTTCCTCTGCTCATTTAATTCTCTAATTTCTTGTTCAGCTTTTGTAAGCTTTTGATCTAGTTGTTGTGAGTGAACTTCTGTTTGCACTGCAGCTTCTTGCAAATTAACTTCTGTCTGAGTTTCAGTTTCTTGAGAGCCAATTTCCGCTTGAGTTTCAACGTGCTGCACAGCAACCTCTATCTGAGTTTCAGTGTGCTGTAAATTAGCTTCTGTTTGAGTTGCAACCTGGTGTGGATTAATCTCTGTTTGAGTTGATATGTTGTTGCTAGTGAAAGAAAGAATAGGATTGCTTTTAGCATCATTTTCAAGATCTTTCATCTTTTCATCTTTATTGATTACGATATGTTCGTTATTTTGCAGATTAATAACAGCTGGAGCATTTTTATTCTTTTCCAATAATGCTTTTACAGCATCATGTAGAGAGAGGCCTTGAATATATAATTCCTTATTTTCTCTTATTAAATTCCAAAACTCCTTAGATGGCGATTCAAAATCTTTATCATTAAACTGTAGTACTTCAGTTATACCAGAACTACTTACATTCATAACCATAGTACAGGTAAAAGTTTTCCCATGCTTATCCTGAACAAGCCAAGTGCTTGTTATTTCATAATATGCATCCTCTTTAAATTCATAATGTCTTTCCTTACCTTTTCGATAAGCGTATATGTCATGCTTTTTATCGCAATAGATGTTCAACATGATAATATCCCTTTCTTGATGCAAGATATCGCTAATTCTTATTGGCTCACTTCTATTGTAATTAATAAGATTAATATTTAACACTCTATCAGAATTGTTAGTTTTTACATAAAAAGCTCGAAGGTCTATGTCTTTGTCTCTAAAATACTTACTTACAGCTTTTTTTGCCTGATTTGCTAATTCTATAAAGTCTTTTTTAAAGCTCTTGTTGAAAGATAGATCTATATATGCTTGCTTAAAATTTTCATCATTTGTTAAATCCATGAGTAAGTCATAAATCTCCCATTTTTTCTGACAATGTTCTTCTAGAACAGTAATGATATTTTTTCTTTTCAGTTCTGCTAATATATTTTTCAATATCAGGAATTTTGCTGACATAGTATACCCCACTTACTATATTGTTCTGGTAATATATTTACTTTAGGAGTGATTAACTCCTTTTATATTAACCTTTTTAGTTGAATTTAATTGCGAGCGTTAAACTCGAACTTAGTCATTTTGTTTATTGTTCATCACTACCTATTTGTGTTACTATACTAATAGTAGCACTACGTTTTAGGTTATGCAAGAATTTCTATTAGATGTAAAATTAGTAAACTTCAGAAATTGGGTATGCTAATTCTATTAATAAAATGCAACCAATTCATGTTTATTACCAGAGGTATACTGTGTCTCAGTTCAATATTTTCTTTCCTAACAGACTTAGAATTGAGTTGAGTTAAAAATCCGATTTTATTTAACACTTTCCAAAGATGACAATATTTTGTAAAAATAGGTTTTGAACAGGACAATAATATGGAAATTTTTCTTGATAGTGTTGATTTACATGAAATTAAGGAGCTAAAAGAGTTCATTGATGGCATAACAACTAATCCTT encodes:
- a CDS encoding ribonucleoside-diphosphate reductase subunit alpha — protein: MNYIAINYAKDSKLTDFGKAVLLDRYLIENESYQDLFIRIANYYSDNKEHAQRLYDYMSNLWFMPSTPILSNGGTKRGLPISCFLNETEDSLQGIVDLWNENVWLAARGGGIGSYWGNLRSIGESVKGSGKTSGIVPFIVVQNALTLAISQGSLRRGSSAVYLPVWHPEIEEFLDLRKPTGGDPNRKALNIHHAVIVTDKFIQAVEDDQEWDLISPHNNKVISTVKARDIWIKILTARVETGEPYIIFLDATNNNKPESYKKLNLDIKMSNLCSEITLTTGYDHLKKSRTAVCCLSSVNLEYYEEWKDNELFIEDIMRFLDNVLEDFINQAPNEIQRAKYSAIRERSIGLGVMGFHSFLQSKMVPFESVTAQQWNKKIFKHLREQADVVSKKLAEEKGPCLDAKEIDLMERFTHKLAIAPTASISIIAGNTSPGIEPYAANVFIQKTLTGSFVVRNKFLQKLLAEKNQDNDETWSSISTNEGSVQHLDFLSKHEKLTFKTAYELDQQWIIEHASDRTPYICQSQSVNLFLPANVHKRYLHKIHMLAWKKGLKSLYYCRSQSMQRADKVSHDIFKKSEILQQKTDINYDECLSCQ
- a CDS encoding methyltransferase domain-containing protein produces the protein MKSNLSLIKNFALNCISKLTCLLNIKKVKNFIMDRYNNLHKETIVLLEKSKNLLNTNIEIGLYHFYKGNISDAKLRFWLISIFYPNLPIIWYNIGRCHFAVGNTNKAYNYLTKTLKLDSSHKEASYYLKKITNTSYIVELPKNLIKQYFDYTGEYFVEHWLIAKQYRGHELIHMIITKVFNNSTSELNILDLGCGTGICGHFLKISNIRSRITGVDISNRMLNIARGCFIKGKPVYDELIHTEMKEFLKQEKNQQYDVIIFAEVLHYLHDFLAELELAKGLTNKKGIIVCLVRRKESKGIDFVKKGDYFRHSEDYIQHVAKETNMQISQMSYCKIYGSQVDGILFALQYPQKNLTT
- the rpmH gene encoding 50S ribosomal protein L34; its protein translation is MKRTLQAKNLIRKRRHGFRSRMSTKAGRKILNRRRSLGCNKLCA
- the pstC gene encoding phosphate ABC transporter permease subunit PstC yields the protein MNLIIGVPVLLILLFCLSRFQAVSKVKSYIYLSCIWMLACLLPLYGGYFIISISIALLFFMLIFIFKDKRNKMVKFLLFMALTISLFITLFIMLSIFIQSISFFNKVAISEFLFCLKWKHNVAIIGEGEVGCFGIAPLLVGTLLITIVAMLVAVPLGLFSAIYISEYASEKVRYVINTALQVLSAIPTVVYGYFSVVFLSFFIKQVANFFNLSIHSESALIAGLSIGIMILPFIISLLEDAIRSVPKSLRYGFMALGATPAETIWHITIPYAIPTILSAVLLSISRVIGETMIVLMAVGINANLTFNPLNSVTTITVQIATLLTGDQDFNSVQTLAAYALSLVLFVITWLLNAFALFIMKRN
- the atpD gene encoding F0F1 ATP synthase subunit beta, producing MSTGKVVKITQAVVDLKFEGELPKIFNALKSKLKCKGKELVLEVSQHIGDNIVRCIAMDSTYGMSRGDEFVDTGAPISVPVGRSTLGRIFNVVGELIDECGPLKGKYNLEPIHRSPPSFTEQKIQEEVLVTGIKVIDLLAPYLKGGKIGLFGGAGVGKTVLIMELINNIAKAHKGFSVFAGVGERTREGNDLYNEMITSNVIDINEHEKSQAVLVYGQMNEPPGARARVALTALTMAEYFRDHENQDVLFFVDNIFRFTQAGSEISALLGRIPSAVGYQPTLATDMGAMQERIASTTAGSITSVQAIYVPADDLTDPAPATTFSHLDATTVLSRKIAEMGIYPAVDPLDSTSQSLSAEIIGEEHYNVASEVKRILQTYKSLQDIITILGMDELSDEDKIIVDRARKIQKFLSQPFHVAEVFTGMSGKFVALSDTISSFKGIIEGKYDHLPEDAFYMVGSISEAIEKAESIKAEVGAGH
- a CDS encoding F0F1 ATP synthase subunit epsilon is translated as MNTFRVQFFSPDNRISFDEVVSLSVNGLKGELIILAYHSPYLIYLLPSIITVQMSNQIKEKVVIDNGVLEVVNNDCSILTNQIQVFDHLTHDEESLKNKRVSIYLSYLDVKSL